TTAAACGATAATAATTATAGAGGCGGATTGTACAAACGATTTagaatcgaatgaaaaaaaaaaattcaaaataattgatttttcaaaatttcgtcGGCTAACTTCACGCATTATTTTGcttaatgaattgaaaaagaatAATCAACTCTTAAACGTTAAAAATAAAGGTACAATAATCTGCTAACGAAGTACAAACGATTCTAtaagtttttttgttcaaaaatcgtttttttgcggCTAATAGGATACTGCTGGTTTCATGCACAACTCCCTCGCGCAACTACTGCTGCGGAGTGGAGCAGTGGGAGACGTGTGGGCCCcgcatctggcatcactgtaaaatctcatctgtcgcgagttcacgagaaaatgctcacccacaaaagtgcccaacgcgccataagaagttttcacttaaaaaattgaaatccaagATGCCGGCCGCTACAAAATGGCGGATAACGTAGGTTTTATCAATCCCATCAATATGGGTATCAAATGAAAGGGCTCAACAAGCAGAATACAAtatactatgaaaaattgaaatccaagATGACCGCCGCTACCAAACTGCCATGGAATACAGCCATACAGTTTCCAGCTAAGTACAATTACGGGACGGCTGAAAGAAGTATGTTGCCTTTAATACTATCATGGGTTTCTACAATACATAAAATGCAGGGCAGTACTGTGGATCATGCAGTCGTATACTTACGTGCGAAACTGTTTGATGAAGGTCAAGCCTACGTGGCTCTTAGTAGAGTAAGATCTTTGCATAGACTACGTATAGAGGAGTTGGACTGCAATAAACTAACGGGCAAGAAACCTTGCAATAATAAAGCACTAAATGAATTAAACAGAATGcgaaataaaaactaaaaactagaaaataaaaatagaaccGTTTTCCCCCCGAAAGGAAGAAAACGTATATTTTAGGTCTTGCCGAGGCTTGACCCTTCGGAGATAACTTACCGCATCCTATGCATGTGTGTGTACGTACAATTTACCTAAATCTCACTGTCAATGCCATCTTTAGGGTATAAAGGGGACTCCTACGTGCCGTGCGAGGAGCTTCGCGATTGTCGCGGGGCTCTTCAGTAAAGACTCCGAATGACGGCAAGCCCTCACTCGGGTCAAGCCTCGGCAAGACCTAAAATATACGTTTTCTTCCCTTCGGGGGGAAAACGGTTCTATTTTATGTCTGTGCCTTCGGCTTGACCCTTCGGAGAGATGTTTATACTCTGCCGGCACGTTTCTTAAAAGTGTACTGTGACCCCCcaaagaataataaatgaacaatGTTTATTTAACGAATTTTGACAAATCAAATTGCTACAGGGTTCTTACAACGAGAACTCTTGAAAAAGCTTTATCATGGCATGCCGTAACTCTAAACTCAGATTGTCTCAAGGATCAAACTGGTTTGAAACTTTTAACTAAAGAAATACTTCTGTCAGGTCTCTTAGTTCTATCAATCCTTTTGCAATAGTGTCGAAGGAAATTTCCTTCCCCTCGCCAATTGCCCCTTGCTAAAAGTTCGTCCAGACCCATATTATCCTGAAAATTTCGCGAAGCCACTGCTGCTCTAGCAGACCCTGCGCTAGCTTGGATTTCCGCCTCTTTGAAGGCTGTCTTGATCCATCCCGCGATTACCGCTCTGGAGGCTGCCTTGACCTCTCCCCTTGTTGTGATGAACAGTGCTGTTAGAGACTTTCGAGCTTTTCGCCTTTCGGCCGATAGTCGAATCAACTCTTTTGTCCAATGCACTGGGTTCCATTCTCGGTCTTGAGAACTGGAGATTTGCCAACCCGGCTGGCGAGAACTCACACTATCCGTTTTTGAACCAAATTCTGGCGAAAACACAATTGTGTTTTCCCGTATATCGCAGAAACTTGGGTCAATAGAAAGAAGAGTAAGGTTGTGGACTCTCCTTCCTGACGCCAGCAGTAGCTGGGTCGCCACGAAGCGAGAAACTTGGAACATGCTGTCCTCGCTGGGGGGATGAGCCGACATCCAACTCGTCAGAATATCCACATCCCATGTTATTTTCTTCTGAGGTTTTTCTTGCCTGGCTCTTTGCATACCCATTGCTTTTAATAAGGATTTAATTAATGGGTTCGCACTCAAGCTGGTGTTTTTCTCTACCCCACTGAGAGAACAAATAACTGATTTTTGAGTGAGGATTGATCTAAATGCCAATTGCTTCTCGTAAAAGAGGTTACTAAGATACTGAACCAAGTGCTGGGCCGTTGGATTATGAGACGGAATATCCTTACTCTTGCACCAAGAAAACCATTGTCTCCACACGGAAGTGTATGTTTTCCAAGATGAGTTCCTCCAGGCTGTTCCTAAGAGAGAGATCTCAGGTTCTGACAAGCCTTCTATGCGCGTACTCCACCCCGTACCTTCCAAACCTCTAAAAAGAGTTCTTTTAATTCCTGCGGTGGAACACCTGTTGATAAGTCCACCAGGTGGTTTTCCAGGTTCATTAGTTTGAGGGGAGCATCCAGAGCTCTGCTCTTCAGGTCCCCTCTCCAGAAAGTCGCTTCCCACCTCGGAACTACGAGTAGAAAGATACCTGTTGCTGTGTTCAGATGGTGTAGAACCTTGGGTATTAGAGGTGGTGGTGGAAATACCCAGGCCAAGCTCACGTTCCATGGTCTGGAGAAGGCATTCGTGAAGAGAGCCTCCCGATCCATCGCATCTATTGAGACGTACCTCGGGACTATCTTGGATTGAGCTGATGCGAAGAGGTCCACCTCTGGTTTGCCCCACTTCTGAAAGATTCCCTCGAGAATTTCGTCGCTCAGGTGCCAGTCTGGGAGTGTCAGACTCCTCGAGAGGCGGTCTGCTATTGTATTGTATCTGCCCGGTAGGAAGAAGGGTACCAGCCGGATGTTGTGTTGATCCAGAAATAATAGGAGCTCCTTGACCAGGTTCAACAGGACCAGCGAACGTGTTCCTCCCTGATTCCTTATGTAGGCCACAACAGTCTTGTTGTCCGACTGCAGCATGATGGATCTGTCCCGGAGTGAATCCTCGAACATTTGTATTGCTTTCAATACTGTGAACAGCTCCTTCCGATTGATGTGCCAGGTCATCTCCTCCGGTGTCCATAAGCCTGCCCAGTGCGTCTTATCCAAATCGAAGCCCCAACCTGTCTGTGAGGCATCTGGTGATAGAAAAATCTCGGGTTCCGGCTGGAAGATGGAGCTCGTTCGATGGATATTGCTTTTCCACCACGGGCAATCGGCTCGACTCAGGCTGAGTAGGGGAAAACGTGTCTTTGGAGAGCTTTTCGAGAGACGGTGCATGCCTCGCTGTA
This DNA window, taken from Diachasmimorpha longicaudata isolate KC_UGA_2023 chromosome 8, iyDiaLong2, whole genome shotgun sequence, encodes the following:
- the LOC135165400 gene encoding uncharacterized protein LOC135165400; the protein is MSKEIRSMIDQRILEKASWNSGFISPMFLIPKADGKFRQIFNLRCLNEYLDPPKFRLVSHRMVPPFLQTGDYLVKIDLSQAYLHVPIKQSHRRFLCLSFKDQLYNITCLPFGLSTAPVAFSRISNWLANTLRQRGMRVLVYLDDFLLASQSAQELKLQVLEILDFLRSLGWIVNAKKSTVTPNHRIEFLGIIWDTRLNEMVLPTDKKAKILTLLGKMLKSGTWSWRSAASLLGMLNFASTVNPLGRLFCRQLQRGMHRLSKSSPKTRFPLLSLSRADCPWWKSNIHRTSSIFQPEPEIFLSPDASQTGWGFDLDKTHWAGLWTPEEMTWHINRKELFTVLKAIQMFEDSLRDRSIMLQSDNKTVVAYIRNQGGTRSLVLLNLVKELLLFLDQHNIRLVPFFLPGRYNTIADRLSRSLTLPDWHLSDEILEGIFQKWGKPEVDLFASAQSKIVPRYVSIDAMDREALFTNAFSRPWNVSLAWVFPPPPLIPKVLHHLNTATGIFLLVVPRWEATFWRGDLKSRALDAPLKLMNLENHLVDLSTGVPPQELKELFLEVWKSKDIPSHNPTAQHLVQYLSNLFYEKQLAFRSILTQKSVICSLSGVEKNTSLSANPLIKSLLKAMGMQRARQEKPQKKITWDVDILTSWMSAHPPSEDSMFQVSRFVATQLLLASGRRVHNLTLLSIDPSFCDIRENTIVFSPEFGSKTDSVSSRQPGWQISSSQDREWNPVHWTKELIRLSAERRKARKSLTALFITTRGEVKAASRAVIAGWIKTAFKEAEIQASAGSARAAVASRNFQDNMGLDELLARGNWRGEGNFLRHYCKRIDRTKRPDRSISLVKSFKPVLPRLDPSEGLPSFGVFTEEPRDNREAPRTARRSPLYTLKMALTVRFR